One genomic region from Dehalobacter restrictus DSM 9455 encodes:
- a CDS encoding glycosyltransferase: MINQKKIAILDDYFPNLTTGFRISEFNYYLEKYPNCEVYATRYDMHHHEYAAVYPQYKDKVKPFTQFDWTGQSYALYYMVFLSNAAAFHFVYEMFNTPFIFELYPGGGFWINDDEIDARLIKVLQSPLLRKVIVTQKRTYDYITSRGFVTPDKIAYIYGMVTYPEYFHSTVPKRFYGKDKNTLDICFVAHKYMPTGMDKGYPIFIEMCKKLASITEDIRFHVVGNFDRDEIDVSELGSRIVFYGLRDKSFFPQFFSGMDMIVSPNLPFVLIPGKNFDGFPTGCCIDAALHNVAVFCTDELNMNDHFEHKKDLFIIHADAGKIAESIMEYYQSPEKLYSMSACGQAKFREIFDFEKQMRDRVSVIEQYV, translated from the coding sequence ATGATCAATCAAAAAAAAATAGCAATTCTCGATGACTATTTTCCTAATCTGACGACGGGTTTTAGGATATCTGAATTTAATTACTATTTGGAGAAGTATCCGAACTGTGAAGTGTACGCGACCAGATATGACATGCATCATCATGAATATGCTGCCGTATATCCGCAGTATAAGGATAAAGTAAAGCCGTTTACCCAGTTTGACTGGACCGGCCAGTCTTACGCGCTGTATTATATGGTATTTTTAAGTAACGCCGCTGCTTTTCATTTTGTCTATGAAATGTTTAACACGCCGTTTATATTTGAACTCTATCCCGGAGGGGGATTTTGGATCAATGATGACGAAATTGATGCCAGGCTGATCAAAGTCCTGCAATCCCCTCTTTTGAGAAAAGTCATTGTTACGCAGAAGAGGACGTACGACTATATTACCAGCCGCGGTTTTGTTACGCCGGACAAGATTGCCTATATTTATGGGATGGTGACGTATCCGGAGTATTTCCACTCGACCGTACCCAAGCGATTCTACGGAAAAGATAAAAATACGCTCGACATCTGCTTTGTGGCTCACAAATATATGCCAACAGGAATGGATAAGGGGTATCCCATATTTATCGAGATGTGCAAAAAGCTCGCTTCAATAACAGAGGATATCAGGTTCCATGTCGTCGGCAATTTTGACCGGGATGAAATTGATGTCAGTGAGTTGGGCAGTCGGATCGTATTTTATGGTCTTAGAGATAAAAGCTTTTTCCCACAATTCTTTTCCGGAATGGACATGATCGTTTCACCGAATCTTCCTTTTGTCCTGATACCGGGTAAGAACTTTGACGGCTTCCCTACAGGCTGCTGCATCGATGCTGCTTTGCACAACGTTGCTGTTTTCTGTACCGACGAACTGAATATGAACGACCATTTTGAACACAAAAAGGACCTTTTTATTATCCACGCTGATGCCGGCAAGATTGCTGAAAGTATCATGGAATATTACCAAAGCCCCGAAAAGTTATACAGTATGTCGGCGTGCGGACAGGCAAAATTCAGAGAGATCTTTGACTTTGAAAAACAAATGAGAGACAGAGTATCAGTCATTGAACAATATGTGTAA
- the dinB gene encoding DNA polymerase IV: MEEWQNHRKILHIDMDAFYAAVEQRDHPALLGKPVIVGGKPNSRGVVSAASYEARKFGIHSAMPMTEAFRRCPQAAFLPVNMQKYQEASDRIHEIFLSYTPLVEPLSLDEAFLDVTRSTALFGFAQDIAVLIKQRIRQELGLTASVGLAPNKFLAKIASDLQKPDGFVVVPPDKVQEFLDPLAVERVWGVGIKTAEQLHELRVRTVKDLRALDESALSKRFGVMGKQLYELARGIDNRSVETDRMAKSVGRETTFPSDIADVDVLEKELLKLAVDVGRRLRKHALRAKTITLKARYPDFRTLSRSSTLPQATDLDDLIYHEACSLLRELSMNQPLRLIGITLNNLTDQTEQLTLFDEPQKDMGNLTKVIDQVNAKYGKNSITRARLL; encoded by the coding sequence ATGGAAGAATGGCAAAACCATCGAAAAATACTCCATATCGATATGGATGCTTTCTATGCTGCGGTAGAACAGAGAGATCATCCAGCCTTACTCGGAAAGCCTGTTATCGTGGGCGGCAAGCCAAACAGCCGGGGTGTTGTTTCTGCTGCTTCTTATGAGGCCCGTAAATTTGGCATTCATTCTGCGATGCCCATGACCGAGGCCTTCAGACGCTGTCCGCAGGCCGCATTTCTCCCTGTCAATATGCAAAAATATCAGGAAGCCTCAGACCGGATACACGAAATATTTTTGTCCTACACGCCGCTCGTCGAGCCTTTGTCCCTTGATGAAGCTTTTTTGGACGTTACGCGATCAACGGCTCTTTTTGGATTTGCCCAAGATATTGCCGTGCTGATCAAACAACGTATCCGGCAGGAACTTGGCCTGACGGCTTCAGTGGGTTTGGCCCCCAATAAATTCCTCGCCAAGATTGCTTCCGATCTGCAAAAGCCGGACGGCTTTGTCGTTGTCCCTCCGGATAAAGTACAGGAGTTTCTCGATCCTCTGGCAGTGGAAAGGGTGTGGGGGGTCGGCATCAAAACGGCGGAACAGCTGCATGAGCTTCGGGTCAGAACAGTGAAAGATCTGCGTGCTTTGGATGAAAGTGCTCTCTCGAAACGATTCGGTGTCATGGGCAAACAGCTTTACGAACTCGCCCGAGGTATTGACAATCGCTCCGTAGAAACCGACAGAATGGCGAAATCCGTTGGCAGGGAGACGACATTCCCATCAGATATTGCTGATGTCGACGTACTTGAAAAAGAGCTGCTGAAGCTTGCGGTGGATGTGGGAAGACGCCTGCGCAAACATGCGCTGAGAGCGAAAACAATTACGCTGAAAGCACGTTATCCGGATTTCAGAACCCTGTCGCGTTCCAGCACCCTCCCTCAGGCCACAGATCTGGATGATCTGATCTACCACGAAGCCTGTTCGCTCTTACGCGAGCTCTCCATGAATCAGCCGCTTAGGCTAATTGGAATCACCTTGAATAACTTAACGGATCAAACTGAGCAACTGACGTTGTTTGATGAACCTCAAAAAGATATGGGAAACCTGACAAAAGTGATCGATCAAGTCAACGCGAAATATGGAAAGAACAGTATCACAAGGGCACGATTACTATAA
- a CDS encoding carbamoyl phosphate synthase small subunit, with translation MQQNVYIILANGQVFKGKPFGAAGEAVGEIVFTTAMTGYLETLTDPSYYGQIVVQTFPLIGNYGIIPNDFESDSPKLKAYVVREWCQVPSNFRCEGELDAFLRAQNIVGVYGVDTRELTKIIREVGVMNAKITATLDNLEKDLAEINAYKITDAIQTVSCRETIPTENTDVTRKSISSIEIVPTRDIGKPVDVATSRDVATAKEVTGKYRVVLWDFGAKENIRRELIKRGCEVITVPAETSTESILALHPDGIMLSNGPGDPADNKGIIAELKKLSASGLPIFGICLGHQLLALAQGAETSKLKYGHRGANQPVKDLKTGRVYITSQNHGYAVVANSLPAHARMRFENANDGTCEGIEYLNMPAFSAQFHPEASAGPLDTSYLFDQFIDLMRKDCSTCR, from the coding sequence GTGCAGCAGAATGTGTATATTATCCTGGCCAATGGCCAGGTTTTTAAAGGGAAGCCTTTCGGGGCAGCAGGAGAGGCAGTCGGTGAGATTGTCTTTACTACTGCAATGACCGGATATCTAGAAACCCTGACTGACCCGAGCTATTACGGGCAGATTGTGGTTCAGACGTTCCCTTTGATCGGAAATTATGGGATTATTCCGAACGATTTTGAAAGTGATTCCCCGAAATTGAAAGCCTATGTTGTCCGGGAGTGGTGTCAAGTTCCCTCCAACTTTCGCTGTGAGGGTGAGCTTGACGCTTTTTTAAGAGCACAGAATATTGTCGGGGTTTATGGGGTTGACACCCGGGAACTCACCAAGATCATCCGCGAGGTCGGCGTAATGAACGCCAAAATCACCGCAACCCTGGACAATCTTGAGAAAGATCTGGCTGAAATCAATGCTTATAAAATTACGGACGCGATCCAGACAGTTTCCTGCAGGGAAACAATACCGACCGAGAACACCGATGTAACACGGAAGAGTATCTCATCCATTGAAATAGTCCCAACCAGAGACATAGGTAAGCCCGTTGACGTTGCCACATCTAGAGATGTAGCGACCGCCAAAGAAGTAACCGGCAAATACCGGGTGGTCCTGTGGGATTTCGGAGCGAAGGAAAATATCCGGCGTGAGCTCATTAAACGCGGCTGTGAGGTTATCACGGTGCCTGCTGAGACATCCACCGAAAGTATCCTGGCTTTGCACCCGGACGGGATCATGCTTTCCAACGGACCGGGAGATCCGGCCGACAATAAGGGAATTATCGCAGAACTGAAGAAGCTTTCTGCCTCCGGTCTGCCGATCTTCGGGATATGTCTCGGACATCAGCTGCTGGCGCTGGCGCAGGGTGCCGAAACGTCCAAGCTGAAATACGGGCACCGGGGCGCCAACCAGCCGGTGAAGGATTTGAAAACCGGCAGGGTCTACATTACAAGCCAGAACCATGGCTATGCGGTTGTTGCCAACAGCCTTCCTGCTCATGCCCGCATGCGTTTTGAGAATGCCAATGACGGGACTTGCGAAGGAATTGAATATCTGAATATGCCAGCTTTCTCGGCACAGTTTCATCCGGAAGCTTCGGCAGGACCCTTGGATACCAGCTATTTATTTGATCAATTTATTGATTTGATGAGGAAGGACTGCTCAACATGCCGTTAA
- a CDS encoding putative ABC transporter permease subunit, whose product MKMIIPPPLDTPPAEKSFVQDFVLLLTNQLRVTLNTLKHQRKRTFIGMGILMIVFLSFLISMGAISYGMLKSMQPETVQGFLSLFFLMGLASQIFFGLTAAFAALYMSEDLELLFMAPVPLRVVFAVKTVSVLVSNLLVAFLFVFLPGVFCGLLFEAKASYYLLVFLSGCGLWLSGTALAELLNLLVMRIVPPHRSKEAVGLMGGLAGVLIALVFQIPGMMLGSQGNLDIGAMLAGKEQLIHVMNFFPWGWVSLALTSGITDSFAAGLGWSLLVLIFSAFLFLIALILLERGFRQGFISISQGDGGRRRKRRSVSSVDTTNRQQEKIFFGTVGQEQETVVLLASTWAGMWAVAKKDLLTLKRDTREWFSYLIPLIIMAFFVVQFLFNASASSVSSLVMVLIMYTIMFSGNLALQAFGREGESDWLLNSVPLAGWPVVWGKLTAAVLPTLLLMEALLVGTSLAVGVSTSLTLILALAAIFLSLGSSAIGLYYSIKNCRYNPDKPQMRISPSASLMMYLINFCFILILGLSLCYLFPPAELVSALQMLPPVTFEWNVQSGLLSGLYFLSRPLFWPVLFRTLLGILLTGGLWLLIFFGFMTATVRQSRKGFRVELVTTSSKNRLR is encoded by the coding sequence GTGAAAATGATCATACCGCCGCCTCTGGATACCCCGCCTGCGGAAAAGTCGTTTGTTCAGGATTTTGTCCTGCTGCTAACAAATCAGCTGCGGGTGACACTTAACACGCTAAAACATCAACGGAAGAGAACTTTCATCGGAATGGGTATCCTGATGATTGTGTTTTTGAGTTTTCTGATTTCCATGGGGGCCATATCCTATGGGATGTTGAAATCGATGCAGCCTGAGACCGTCCAGGGTTTTCTCTCCCTGTTCTTTCTGATGGGACTGGCCAGCCAGATATTCTTTGGTCTTACGGCAGCTTTTGCAGCGCTGTATATGTCTGAAGATTTGGAACTCCTTTTCATGGCACCGGTTCCTCTGCGGGTCGTTTTTGCCGTGAAAACAGTCTCTGTACTTGTGAGCAATCTTTTAGTTGCGTTCTTGTTTGTTTTTTTGCCGGGGGTGTTCTGCGGTCTGCTTTTTGAGGCCAAAGCATCCTATTATCTTCTTGTTTTTCTGTCAGGCTGCGGTTTATGGCTTAGCGGGACAGCGCTGGCCGAACTGCTGAACCTTTTGGTTATGCGTATTGTTCCGCCTCACAGGAGCAAAGAAGCCGTCGGACTCATGGGAGGGCTGGCAGGTGTCTTGATCGCGTTAGTATTTCAGATTCCGGGAATGATGCTGGGAAGCCAAGGTAACTTGGATATTGGGGCCATGCTGGCAGGCAAAGAGCAGCTGATCCACGTCATGAATTTTTTCCCGTGGGGATGGGTTTCACTTGCTTTAACCAGCGGAATAACCGATAGCTTTGCCGCTGGGCTGGGATGGAGCCTTCTGGTCCTTATTTTCAGTGCGTTTCTTTTTTTGATTGCCTTGATTCTTTTGGAACGGGGATTCCGACAGGGCTTCATTTCCATCAGCCAGGGAGATGGCGGAAGACGGCGCAAAAGACGTTCAGTTTCCAGCGTTGATACGACGAACCGCCAACAGGAAAAGATCTTCTTCGGGACTGTTGGCCAGGAGCAGGAAACAGTAGTCTTGCTGGCCTCGACGTGGGCAGGCATGTGGGCCGTGGCCAAAAAAGATCTGCTGACCTTGAAAAGGGATACCAGAGAATGGTTTAGCTATTTGATCCCACTGATCATTATGGCCTTCTTTGTGGTTCAGTTTCTGTTCAATGCTTCGGCATCGAGTGTATCCAGCTTGGTAATGGTTCTTATCATGTACACGATTATGTTCAGCGGCAATTTGGCCTTGCAGGCATTTGGCAGGGAAGGGGAGTCTGACTGGCTGCTAAATAGTGTTCCCTTGGCAGGGTGGCCTGTCGTCTGGGGGAAATTAACTGCAGCTGTGCTTCCAACGTTACTATTGATGGAGGCTCTTCTGGTTGGCACTTCATTGGCAGTCGGAGTTTCAACGAGCTTAACGCTTATCCTGGCGCTGGCGGCGATTTTCTTAAGCCTGGGTTCCAGTGCCATCGGGCTGTATTATTCCATCAAGAACTGCCGCTATAATCCGGACAAGCCACAAATGCGGATATCGCCAAGTGCTTCGCTAATGATGTATCTGATCAATTTTTGTTTCATCCTTATTCTGGGTTTAAGTCTATGCTATTTATTCCCTCCTGCTGAGTTGGTCTCAGCGCTTCAGATGCTTCCGCCGGTCACCTTCGAATGGAATGTACAGTCAGGACTGCTCAGTGGATTGTATTTTCTCAGCCGTCCGTTATTTTGGCCCGTTCTGTTCAGGACTTTACTCGGAATTCTGTTGACCGGCGGGCTGTGGTTACTTATTTTCTTCGGATTTATGACTGCGACAGTCCGGCAAAGCCGCAAAGGTTTCCGGGTGGAGCTCGTGACGACCAGCAGCAAGAACCGGCTCAGGTAA
- a CDS encoding ABC transporter ATP-binding protein yields the protein MERVLIRTNRLTKRYGSVPVVNDLNLEVRSGEIFGFLGPNGAGKTTTIKMLTGLLDPSEGEISICDYDIRRQPTQAKALMAYVPDQPKLYNKLSAREFLHLISALYRVPKGIAKERAEQLLGMFGLMERADELLEGYSHGMRQKVVLAGALIHQPKVILLDEPTVGLDPASARLLKDILQEMARQGAAVFVSTHILEIAERMCHRVGILKDGMLIAQGSPEELRQKVGNGGESLEDIFLELTGVRENAELIKSLEEE from the coding sequence ATGGAAAGGGTCTTGATCAGAACAAATCGTTTAACCAAAAGGTATGGTTCAGTGCCGGTTGTCAATGATCTAAACCTGGAGGTAAGAAGCGGGGAGATTTTCGGTTTCTTGGGACCGAACGGTGCCGGTAAAACAACAACGATTAAAATGCTTACCGGATTGCTGGATCCTAGCGAGGGAGAGATCTCCATCTGTGATTACGATATCCGCAGGCAGCCCACTCAGGCCAAAGCCTTAATGGCTTATGTACCGGACCAGCCAAAATTGTATAACAAACTGTCAGCCCGTGAATTTTTGCACCTTATTTCAGCCCTGTACCGAGTCCCAAAAGGCATTGCCAAAGAGCGGGCTGAGCAGCTCTTAGGAATGTTCGGTCTCATGGAGCGCGCGGATGAGCTGTTAGAGGGCTACTCTCACGGTATGAGACAAAAGGTTGTTCTGGCGGGGGCCTTAATTCATCAGCCCAAGGTGATTCTTTTGGATGAGCCGACTGTGGGTCTTGACCCGGCCAGCGCACGCCTCCTCAAAGATATTCTTCAGGAAATGGCCCGGCAGGGTGCCGCGGTATTTGTTTCGACCCATATTCTTGAGATTGCCGAGAGAATGTGCCACCGGGTCGGTATTCTGAAAGATGGCATGCTGATCGCGCAGGGCAGCCCTGAAGAACTCCGGCAAAAAGTTGGAAACGGTGGGGAAAGCCTGGAAGATATTTTCCTGGAACTTACCGGAGTCCGTGAGAATGCTGAATTAATCAAAAGCCTGGAGGAGGAATAA
- a CDS encoding glycosyltransferase family A protein — MTPPFITYSTFHRLGLNARNLNSLFNTTDDFELHIIDSNSQDGTWDYIQSLNDSRIKSKTRLPVNYGPIYALNYNLARRKPDQYFIVLESDVYFYVPDWISRFMKIFKTFPEVGLLGLSKAHPYPAYYPEVSLQERSGVSYLQLMHTEVGNVLDFVPGQCQILRPELINLIGYWSEENGYGDAELSLRINKYTPFKAGYAIDIPIDMLQTVPCATCEGSRWCICNRINLTCFDLRNTKHKNESFVLTHGWKYLECFKELREGKRTVYCASIHDPESYKNHLYHMDWALENFNFYVSNAN, encoded by the coding sequence ATGACACCACCTTTTATCACCTATTCGACATTTCACAGGCTGGGGTTAAATGCTAGAAATTTAAACTCCCTATTCAATACCACAGATGATTTTGAACTCCATATCATTGATAGCAATTCGCAGGACGGAACATGGGATTATATTCAAAGTCTTAATGACAGCCGCATCAAATCTAAAACAAGGCTACCCGTAAATTATGGTCCCATTTACGCGCTTAATTACAATCTGGCCCGCAGAAAACCAGACCAGTATTTTATTGTCCTCGAAAGTGATGTGTATTTTTATGTCCCAGATTGGATAAGCCGGTTTATGAAAATATTTAAAACTTTCCCGGAGGTAGGGCTGCTGGGGTTGTCCAAGGCCCACCCGTATCCAGCCTATTATCCGGAGGTTTCCCTTCAAGAGAGAAGCGGTGTAAGCTACCTGCAGTTAATGCATACTGAGGTCGGTAATGTCCTTGATTTTGTACCCGGGCAATGCCAGATCCTAAGACCTGAGCTTATTAACCTTATCGGCTATTGGTCCGAGGAAAACGGCTACGGGGATGCCGAACTGTCGCTCAGAATTAATAAATATACGCCGTTTAAAGCAGGATATGCAATCGACATCCCGATTGATATGCTCCAGACTGTACCTTGTGCGACCTGTGAGGGCAGCCGATGGTGCATCTGCAATAGAATAAATCTTACCTGTTTTGACCTTAGAAACACCAAGCATAAGAATGAATCTTTTGTCTTGACCCACGGATGGAAATACCTTGAATGCTTCAAGGAACTTCGTGAAGGTAAGCGAACAGTATACTGCGCATCAATTCATGATCCGGAATCCTACAAGAATCACCTTTACCATATGGATTGGGCCCTGGAGAATTTCAACTTCTATGTAAGTAATGCCAACTAG
- a CDS encoding glycosyltransferase → MTKPDGISIITCTHFPFYLDNIFANYARQTYPVKELIIILNGPGINLSDFYKRAELHPHVRIIQLPESCSAGTCLNYAVRQTHYPYIANFDHDDYYAPEYLNDFMKIAPSSEAGVFGKKTHFVFFEEQRILALLHPGRENSYVDYLIGCTLFMKKNIFEKVQFIDANIADEQFGADCTKNGIKIYAIDKYNFAYIRRNDLSLHTYKLDNQQLMEQYCQVVAQVSDFKPWVLGSFTFHAC, encoded by the coding sequence ATGACAAAGCCGGATGGCATATCCATTATTACCTGTACGCACTTCCCTTTTTACCTGGACAATATCTTCGCGAATTATGCCAGACAAACCTACCCTGTCAAGGAACTTATTATCATCCTGAATGGCCCTGGTATTAATCTTTCCGATTTTTACAAGAGGGCGGAATTGCATCCTCATGTAAGGATCATTCAGCTGCCTGAAAGCTGCTCGGCAGGAACGTGTTTAAATTATGCTGTCAGGCAGACCCATTATCCTTACATCGCTAATTTTGATCATGACGATTATTATGCTCCAGAATACTTGAATGATTTTATGAAAATAGCGCCTTCCAGCGAGGCGGGTGTTTTCGGAAAGAAAACGCACTTCGTCTTTTTTGAAGAGCAAAGAATCCTGGCGCTTTTGCATCCTGGCAGAGAAAACAGCTATGTTGACTATCTTATCGGCTGTACCCTTTTTATGAAAAAAAATATTTTTGAAAAAGTACAGTTTATTGATGCCAATATTGCGGACGAACAATTTGGTGCAGACTGTACCAAAAACGGCATCAAAATTTATGCGATTGATAAATACAATTTTGCTTATATTCGCCGAAATGATCTCAGCCTGCATACCTACAAATTAGATAATCAGCAATTAATGGAACAATATTGTCAGGTTGTCGCACAGGTTTCTGACTTTAAGCCCTGGGTATTAGGGTCATTTACTTTTCATGCTTGTTGA